In one Zalophus californianus isolate mZalCal1 chromosome 10, mZalCal1.pri.v2, whole genome shotgun sequence genomic region, the following are encoded:
- the RIT1 gene encoding GTP-binding protein Rit1, with translation MEPGPRPAGSSCGSPAGLSREYKLVMLGAGGVGKSAMTMQFISHRFPEDHDPTIEDAYKIRIRIDDEPANLDILDTAGQAEFTAMRDQYMRAGEGFIICYSITDRRSFHEVREFKQLIYRVRRTDDTPVVLVGNKSDLKQLRQVTKEEGLALAREFSCPFFETSAAYRYYIDDVFHALVREIRRKEKEAVLAMEKKSKPKTSVWKRLKSPFRKKKDSVT, from the exons ATGGAGCCGGGGCCGCGCCCCGCCGGCAGCAGCTGCGGCAGCCCCGCCGGCCTCTCCCGGGAGTACAAGCTGGTGATGCTGGGCGCCGGCGGCGTGGGGAAAAGCG CCATGACCATGCAGTTCATCAGCCACCGATTTCCGGAAGATCACGACCCCACCATTG AAGATGCGTATAAAATCCGGATCCGTATTGATGATGAGCCTGCCAACCTGGACATTTTGGATACGGCTGGACAG GCAGAGTTTACAGCCATGCGGGATCAGTATATGAGGGCAGGAGAAGGGTTTATCATCTGTTACTCTATCACCGATCGTCGAAGTTTCCATGAAGTTCGGGAATTTAAGCAGCTTATTTACAGAGTTCGACGCACTGATGATACACCTGTGGTTCTGGTGGGAAACAAGTCTGACCTAAAGCAGCTAAGACAG gtcacCAAGGAAGAAGGACTGGCTTTGGCGCGAGAATTCAGCTGTCCCTTTTTTGAGACGTCTGCTGCATACCGCTACTACATTGATGATGTGTTCCATGCCCTTGTACGGGAGATACGtaggaaagagaaggaggcagTGCTGGCCATGGAGAAAAAGTCTAAACCCAAAACCAGTGTATGGAAGCGGCTGAAATCACCATTCCGGAAGAAGAAGGACTCCGTAACTTGA
- the SYT11 gene encoding synaptotagmin-11 isoform X1 has product MAEITNIRPSFDVSPVVAGLVGASVLVVCVSVTVFVWTCCHQRAEKKHKTPPYKFIHMLKGISIYPETLSNKKKIIKVRRDRDGPGREGGRGNVLVDAAEAGLLGPDKGPKGPSSGSCIDQLPIKVDYGEELRSPVASLTPGESKTTSPSSPEEDVMLGTLTFSVDYNFPKKALVVTIQEAHGLPVMDEQTQGSDPYIKMTILPDKRHRVKTRVLRKTLDPVFDETFTFYGIPYSQLQDLVLHFLVLSFDRFSRDDVIGEVMVPLAGVDPSTGKAQLTRDITKRNIQKCISRGELQVSLSYQPVAQRLTVVVLKARHLPKMDITGLSGNPYVKVNVYYGRKRIAKKKTHVKKCTLNPVFNESFVYDIPPDLLPDVSIEFLVIDFDRTTKNEAVGRLILGAHSVTSSGAEHWREVCESPRKSVAKWHSLSEY; this is encoded by the exons ATGTGTCCCCAGTGGTGGCTGGCCTCGTCGGGGCATCTGTGCTGGTAGTGTGCGTCTCGGTGAccgtctttgtgtggacatgctGCCATCAGCGCGCAGAGAAGAAGCACAAGACCCCACCATATAAGTTCATCCATATGCTCAAAGGCATCAGCATATACCCAGAGACCCTCAGCAACAAGAAGAAAATCATCAAAGTGCGGAGAGACAGAGATGgccctgggagggaaggggggcgcGGGAATGTGCTGGTGGATGCGGCAGAGGCTGGCCTGCTGGGCCCCGACAAAGGGCCCAAGGGACCCAGCTCCGGCTCCTGTATAGACCAGTTACCCATCAAGGTGGACTATGGGGAAGAACTGAGGAGCCCCGTTGCGAGCCTGACCCCCGGGGAGAGCAAAACCACGTCTCCGTCATCTCCAGAGGAGGATGTCATGCTAGGAACCCTCACCTTCTCTGTGGACTATAACTTCCCGAAAAAAGCCCTAGTGGTGACGATCCAGGAGGCCCACGGGCTGCCGGTGATGGACGAGCAGACCCAGGGTTCTGACCCCTACATCAAAATGACCATCCTTCCCGACAAGCGGCATCGGGTGAAGACCAGAGTGCTGCGGAAGACGCTGGACCCCGTGTTTGACGAGACCTTCACCTTCTACGGCATCCCGTACAGCCAGCTACAGGACCTGGTGCTGCACTTCCTTGTCCTCAGCTTTGACCGCTTCTCCCGGGACGACGTCATCGGGGAGGTCATGGTGCCACTGGCCGGCGTGGATCCCAGCACGGGCAAGGCGCAGCTGACCAGGGACATCACCAAAAGGAACATCCAG AAGTGCATTAGCAGAGGGGAGCTCCAGGTGTCTCTGTCCTACCAGCCCGTGGCACAGAGGCTGACCGTGGTGGTCCTCAAAGCCCGACATCTGCCGAAAATGGACATCACCGGTCTCTCAGGTA ATCCTTATGTCAAGGTGAACGTCTACTACGGCAGAAAGCGCATTGCCAAGAAGAAAACCCACGTGAAGAAGTGCACTTTGAACCCAGTCTTCAACGAGTCTTTCGTCTACGACATCCCCCCTGACCTCCTGCCCGACGTCAGCATTGAGTTCCTGGTCATCGACTTCGACCGCACCACCAAGAACGAGGCGGTGGGGAGGCTGATCCTGGGGGCACACAGCGTCACCAGCAGCGGGGCCGAGCACTGGAGGGAGGTCTGCGAGAGCCCCCGCAAGTCTGTGGCCAAGTGGCACAGTCTGAGCGAGTACTAG
- the SYT11 gene encoding synaptotagmin-11 isoform X2 yields MAEITNIRPSFDVSPVVAGLVGASVLVVCVSVTVFVWTCCHQRAEKKHKTPPYKFIHMLKGISIYPETLSNKKKIIKVRRDRDGPGREGGRGNVLVDAAEAGLLGPDKGPKGPSSGSCIDQLPIKVDYGEELRSPVASLTPGESKTTSPSSPEEDVMLGTLTFSVDYNFPKKALVVTIQEAHGLPVMDEQTQGSDPYIKMTILPDKRHRVKTRVLRKTLDPVFDETFTFYGIPYSQLQDLVLHFLVLSFDRFSRDDVIGEVMVPLAGVDPSTGKAQLTRDITKRNIQKCISRGELQVSLSYQPVAQRLTVVVLKARHLPKMDITGLSDPYVKVNVYYGRKRIAKKKTHVKKCTLNPVFNESFVYDIPPDLLPDVSIEFLVIDFDRTTKNEAVGRLILGAHSVTSSGAEHWREVCESPRKSVAKWHSLSEY; encoded by the exons ATGTGTCCCCAGTGGTGGCTGGCCTCGTCGGGGCATCTGTGCTGGTAGTGTGCGTCTCGGTGAccgtctttgtgtggacatgctGCCATCAGCGCGCAGAGAAGAAGCACAAGACCCCACCATATAAGTTCATCCATATGCTCAAAGGCATCAGCATATACCCAGAGACCCTCAGCAACAAGAAGAAAATCATCAAAGTGCGGAGAGACAGAGATGgccctgggagggaaggggggcgcGGGAATGTGCTGGTGGATGCGGCAGAGGCTGGCCTGCTGGGCCCCGACAAAGGGCCCAAGGGACCCAGCTCCGGCTCCTGTATAGACCAGTTACCCATCAAGGTGGACTATGGGGAAGAACTGAGGAGCCCCGTTGCGAGCCTGACCCCCGGGGAGAGCAAAACCACGTCTCCGTCATCTCCAGAGGAGGATGTCATGCTAGGAACCCTCACCTTCTCTGTGGACTATAACTTCCCGAAAAAAGCCCTAGTGGTGACGATCCAGGAGGCCCACGGGCTGCCGGTGATGGACGAGCAGACCCAGGGTTCTGACCCCTACATCAAAATGACCATCCTTCCCGACAAGCGGCATCGGGTGAAGACCAGAGTGCTGCGGAAGACGCTGGACCCCGTGTTTGACGAGACCTTCACCTTCTACGGCATCCCGTACAGCCAGCTACAGGACCTGGTGCTGCACTTCCTTGTCCTCAGCTTTGACCGCTTCTCCCGGGACGACGTCATCGGGGAGGTCATGGTGCCACTGGCCGGCGTGGATCCCAGCACGGGCAAGGCGCAGCTGACCAGGGACATCACCAAAAGGAACATCCAG AAGTGCATTAGCAGAGGGGAGCTCCAGGTGTCTCTGTCCTACCAGCCCGTGGCACAGAGGCTGACCGTGGTGGTCCTCAAAGCCCGACATCTGCCGAAAATGGACATCACCGGTCTCTCAG ATCCTTATGTCAAGGTGAACGTCTACTACGGCAGAAAGCGCATTGCCAAGAAGAAAACCCACGTGAAGAAGTGCACTTTGAACCCAGTCTTCAACGAGTCTTTCGTCTACGACATCCCCCCTGACCTCCTGCCCGACGTCAGCATTGAGTTCCTGGTCATCGACTTCGACCGCACCACCAAGAACGAGGCGGTGGGGAGGCTGATCCTGGGGGCACACAGCGTCACCAGCAGCGGGGCCGAGCACTGGAGGGAGGTCTGCGAGAGCCCCCGCAAGTCTGTGGCCAAGTGGCACAGTCTGAGCGAGTACTAG